From a region of the Solanum stenotomum isolate F172 chromosome 2, ASM1918654v1, whole genome shotgun sequence genome:
- the LOC125854609 gene encoding tetraketide alpha-pyrone reductase 1, giving the protein MEIMEDKSVVIEENSNYKGKVCVTGASGFVASWLIKSLLLSGYNVIGTVRDPGNQKKVGHLWKLQGAKERLRLVKANLTDEGSFDDAIMGCEGVFHTASPVLGKATFDVTVEILNPAVDGTLNVLRSCKKNPRLRRVVLTSSSSTVRVRDDIDPNIPLDESSWSSVEFCKKFEIWYVLSKTLAEKAAWEFCEQNNIDLVTLLPSFIIGPSLPPDLCSTADDVLGLLKGKTDKFDFHGRMGYVHIDDVALSHILVYEHPSAHGRYLCSSKVLDNNQLVSVLSERYPSLPIPKRFKELDRPSYDFNTLKLEGLGMKFKSIEEMFDDCVTFFKERGLISSI; this is encoded by the exons ATGGAAATAATGGAGGATAAAAGTGTAGTAATAGAAGAAAACAGCAATTACAAGGGAAAAGTATGTGTGACAGGTGCATCTGGTTTTGTAGCTTCATGGCTTATCAAAAGCCTTCTCTTGTCTGGTTACAATGTCATTGGCACAGTTAGAGATCCAG GGAACCAGAAGAAAGTAGGACATCTATGGAAGCTACAAGGAGCAAAAGAGAGACTTCGTCTGGTAAAGGCTAACCTAACAGATGAAGGCAGCTTTGATGATGCTATTATGGGCTGTGAAGGTGTTTTTCATACTGCCTCACCTGTCTTGGGAAAGGCTACTTTTGATGTCACG GTTGAAATCTTGAATCCTGCAGTTGATGGTACCTTAAATGTGCTCAGATCCTGCAAGAAAAATCCTAGACTGAGACGCGTGGTTTTGACCTCATCTTCTTCAACTGTAAGGGTAAGAGATGACATTGACCCTAACATACCCTTGGATGAATCATCTTGGAGCTCTgttgaattctgcaaaaagtTCGAG ATTTGGTATGTACTATCAAAGACACTGGCTGAGAAGGCTGCTTGGGAATTCTGTGAGCAAAACAACATTGATCTTGTGACACTACTCCCCTCTTTTATCATTGGGCCTAGTTTGCCTCCAGATTTGTGTTCAACAGCAGATGATGTCCTAGGTTTGCTTAAAGGAAAGACAGATAAGTTTGATTTCCATGGAAGGATGGGTTATGTTCACATAGATGACGTAGCTCTGTCCCATATACTTGTCTATGAGCATCCAAGTGCTCATGGGAGGTACCTTTGCAGCTCAAAGGTTCTCGACAACAATCAACTTGTCTCAGTTCTATCAGAACGCTATCCATCTTTACCTATTCCTAAAAG GTTTAAGGAACTGGATCGACCTTCCTATGATTTCAACACATTGAAGCTGGAGGGTTTAGGAATGAAATTCAAGTCCATTGAAGAGATGTTTGATGATTGTGTCACATTCTTCAAAGAGAGAGGCCTTATTTCTTCCATCTAA
- the LOC125854615 gene encoding mitochondrial intermembrane space import and assembly protein 40 homolog: MGQVQSEAIDNQSKSTSAADDSQPRSLDSLIAEAAAYGEDGENESIDEKARKALECPCIAHLRAGPCGNQFSDAFLCFLKSTAEEKGSDCVSPFVALQSCIKANPNAFSKDVLDEDDDVRKQDEVKTEETPKQEYRIIPPIWSVESKKTKRTKL; encoded by the exons atgggacaAGTGCAGAGCGAAGCCATTGATAATCAATCGAAATCTACCTCTGCTGCTGATGATTCTCAGCCGCGTTCTCTTGATTCTTTGATTGCTG AAGCTGCAGCATATGGTGAAGATGGTGAGAATGAG TCCATTGACGAGAAAGCTCGGAAAGCTCTAGAATGCCCTTGCATTGCTCATTTGCGTGCTGGCCCTTGCGGCAACCAGTTCTCAGACGCTTTCCTCTGTTTCCTCAAGAGCACAGCTGAAGAAAAG GGCTCTGACTGTGTTAGTCCCTTTGTCGCTCTTCAAAGCTGCATCAAGGCAAATCCTAATGCATTTTCAAAGGACGTCCTGGACGAGGATGATGATGTCAGGAAACAAGATGAAGTCAAGACAGAGGAAACACCAAAACAAGAATACAGAATCATCCCTCCTATTTGGTCTGTAGAATCAAAGAAGACTAAGCGTACTAAGCTCTAG
- the LOC125854608 gene encoding homoserine kinase-like, with translation MAITYQSPMKLNFITSNGFSNPPSLYPINTHFSFGFNLSSVSSKTQTHITIPEPEPVFTSVKSFAPATIANLGPGFDFLGCAVDGIGDFVTLRVDPNVKAGEVSISDISGAGNRLSKDPLSNCAGIAAISVMKMLNIQSVGLSISLEKGLPLGSGLGSSAASAAAAAVAVNEIFGRKLSVDDLVLAGLESETKVSGYHADNIAPSIMGGFVLVRSYDPLELISLKFPFEKDLFFVLVNPKFEAPTKKMRAVLPSEVTMSHHIWNCSQAGALVAAILQGDSRGLGKALSSDKIVEPRRGPLIPGMEGVKKAALKAGAFGCTISGAGPTLVAVTDDEERGREIGERMVDAFMKEGNLKALAMVKKLDRVGARLVSSNS, from the coding sequence ATGGCTATAACCTATCAATCTCCCATGAAACTCAACTTCATCACTTCTAATGGCTTCTCAAATCCTCCTTCTCTTTATCCCATCAATACCCATTTCTCATTTGGATTCAATCTCTCATCTGTCTCCTCTAAAACCCAAACCCATATCACCATACCCGAACCCGAACCCGTTTTCACCTCCGTCAAGTCGTTTGCTCCGGCCACTATTGCTAATCTAGGTCCGGGTTTTGATTTCCTCGGATGCGCCGTTGATGGAATCGGAGATTTTGTCACTCTTCGGGTTGACCCAAATGTTAAAGCTGGAGAGGTTTCGATTTCTGATATCTCCGGTGCCGGAAATAGGCTTAGTAAAGACCCTTTATCGAATTGTGCTGGAATAGCTGCTATTTCTGTTATGAAGATGTTGAATATACAGTCTGTTGGTTTATCGATTTCTCTTGAAAAAGGGTTGCCGTTGGGTAGTGGACTTGGGTCTAGTGCCGCTAGTGCTGCGGCGGCGGCGGTGGCTGTGAATGAGATTTTTGGACGGAAGTTGAGTGTTGATGATCTTGTGCTTGCTGGGTTGGAATCGGAAACGAAGGTTTCGGGTTATCATGCTGATAATATAGCACCTTCGATTATGGGTGGTTTTGTGTTGGTAAGAAGTTATGATCCGTTGGAATTGATTTCATTGAAGTTTCCATTTGAAAAAGATTTGTTTTTTGTGCTTGTGAATCCCAAATTTGAAGCTCCAACGAAGAAGATGAGGGCGGTATTGCCATCGGAGGTGACAATGTCGCATCATATATGGAATTGTAGTCAGGCTGGGGCGTTGGTGGCTGCGATATTACAGGGGGATTCGAGGGGTTTAGGGAAGGCGTTGTCGTCTGATAAGATTGTGGAGCCGAGGAGAGGGCCGTTGATTCCTGGGATGGAGGGAGTGAAGAAGGCGGCGTTGAAGGCTGGGGCGTTTGGTTGCACGATAAGCGGAGCTGGACCTACTTTGGTCGCGGTGACGGATGATgaagagagagggagagagattGGGGAGAGAATGGTGGATGCGTTTATGAAGGAAGGGAACTTGAAGGCTTTGGCTATGGTGAAGAAGCTTGATCGGGTTGGTGCCCGCCTTGTTAGTAGCAATTCATGA
- the LOC125854617 gene encoding transcription elongation factor SPT4 homolog 2-like, whose amino-acid sequence MGSQPAQIPTSFGHELRACLRCRLVKTYDQFRESGCENCPFFKMDEDHERVVDCTTPNFTGLISVMDPTRSWAARWLRIARYVPGCYTLAVSEALPEDLQNLCEDEHIPYAPPKRI is encoded by the exons ATGGGAAGCCAACCTGCACAAATTCCGACCAGTTTTGGGCATGAACTGAGAGCTTGTCTCCGTTGCCGTCTTGTTAAAACTTATGACCAG TTTAGGGAATCAGGATGTGAAAACTGTCCCTTCTTCAAGATGGATGAAGATCATGAGCGTGTAGTGGACTGCACTACTCCAAATTTTACTGG TTTAATCTCTGTCATGGATCCAACGAGGAGTTGGGCAGCTCGATGGCTTCGAATTG CACGGTATGTCCCTGGTTGTTACACACTTGCTGTATCTGAGGCACTTCCAGAAGATTTGCAG AATCTTTGTGAGGATGAACATATCCCGTATGCTCCTCCAAAACGCATCTGA